The following are encoded together in the Oreochromis niloticus isolate F11D_XX linkage group LG12, O_niloticus_UMD_NMBU, whole genome shotgun sequence genome:
- the loxl2b gene encoding lysyl oxidase homolog 2B, with product MRVIQNLYARTAVLLVLLRLSVAQYEHLGYPPGYPYPEQEEYTAPQLDPDTPRIQLRLAGQKRKHNEGRVEVFYNNQWGTVCDDDFNIHAAQVVCRELGYVEAVSWLPSSKYGKGEGPIWFDNVHCTGKEKTLAQCQSNGIGISDCKHSEDVGVVCSDKRIPGFKFLNTLPNHVENLDIHVEDVQIRAILSSYRKRIPVMEGYVEVKDGGKWKQICNKDWTQFNSRVICGMFGFPGERKYNPRVYKMFARRRKPTYWDYSVNCTGNEAHLSSCKLGQAVLEKSNGTCPRGLPVVVSCVPGKDFAPTLMTGFRKAFRQEQPLVRLRGGAIVGEGRVEVLKNGEWGTICDDKWNLLSATVVCRELGFGTAKEALSGGRLGQGMGPVHMNEVECSGFEKSITECSFNKEALGCSHEEDAAVRCNVPKMGFQERLRLSGGRNPYEGRVEVLVERNGSLVWGTVCSEGWRTMEAMVVCRQLGLGFASNAFQETWYWSGEVSADAVVMSGVRCSGTEMSLSHCLHHGAHLSCPKGGGRYAAGVSCSETAPDLVLNPQVVEQTTYMEDRPMFMLQCAYEENCLSSTSSEVPANTYRRLLRFSSQIHNNGQSDFRPKADKHSWVWHDCHRHYHSMEVFTIYDLFSLNGTKVAEGHKASFCLEDSECDEGIEKRYECANFGDQGITVGCWDTYRHDIDCQWVDITDLKPGDYIFQIIINPNYEVPESDYTNNFTKCRCRYDGHRVWMYSCHNGGSLSSETEQTFPGLHSNQVTHR from the exons ATGCGGGTCATCCAGAACCTATATGCTCGCACTGCTGTTCTGTTGGTGCTATTAAGGCTGTCAGTTGCACAGTATGAGCACCTCGGCTACCCCCCAGGCTACCCATACCCAGAACAGGAAGAGTACACGGCCCCGCAGCTGGATCCAGACACACCCAGGATTCAGCTCCGACTTGCAGGGCAAAAGAGGAAACACAATGAGGGCCGAGTAGAGGTTTTCTACAACAACCAGTGGGGCACTGTCTGTGATGATGATTTCAACATCCATGCTGCCCAGGTGGTGTGCAGGGAGCTGGGCTACGTGGAAGCTGTCTCATGGTTGCCATCTTCTAAATATGGGAAAGGAGAag GACCCATCTGGTTCGACAATGTCCACTGTACTGGCAAAGAAAAGACTTTGGCACAGTGTCAGTCCAACGGGATCGGCAtttcagactgcaaacacagcGAAGATGTAGGAGTGGTGTGCAGCGACAAGAGGATCCCGGGATTTAAATTTCTCAACACTCTGCCCAACCATGTGGAG AATCTTGACATTCATGTAGAGGATGTGCAGATTCGAGCCATTCTGTCATCCTACCGTAAGCGGATCCCTGTGATGGAAGGCTACGTGGAGGTCAAAGATGGTGGCAAATGGAAGCAGATCTGTAACAAAGACTGGACCCAGTTTAACAGCAGAGTGATCTGTGGCATGTTTGGCTTCCCCGGGGAGAGGAAGTACAATCCCAGAGTCTACAA GATGTTTGCTCGCAGGAGAAAGCCCACATACTGGGACTACTCTGTCAACTGCACTGGCAATGAAGCACACTTGTCCAGCTGTAAACTGGGCCAGGCTGTACTGGAGAAGTCCAATGGGACCTGCCCTAGAGGATTGCCTGTGGTGGTGAGCTGCGTGCCTGGTAAAGACTTTGCCCCAACACTCATGACGGGATTTAGGAAGGCCTTCCGACAAGAG CAACCATTGGTTCGTCTCCGTGGTGGGGCCATCGTAGGCGAGGGGAGAGTGGAGGTGTTGAAAAATGGAGAGTGGGGCACCATATGTGATGACAAGTGGAACCTGCTGTCTGCCACAGTGGTGTGTCGAGAGCTGGGCTTTGGTACAGCAAAGGAGGCTCTGTCTGGAGGTCGCCTTGGACAAG GTATGGGTCCAGTGCATATGAATGAGGTGGAGTGTTCAGGATTTGAGAAGTCCATAACTGAGTGTTCGTTCAATAAGGAGGCCCTGGGTTGTAGCCATGAGGAGGATGCAGCCGTCAGATGTAATGTCCCAAAAATGGGCTTCCAGGAAAGG CTGCGTCTGAGTGGAGGTCGTAACCCGTATGAAGGCCGTGTGGAGGTGCTGGTGGAGAGAAATGGCTCTCTGGTGTGGGGGACGGTGTGCAGCGAGGGCTGGAGAACCATGGAGGCCATGGTTGTCTGTAGACAGCTGGGTCTGGGCTTTGCCAGCAATGCTTTCCAG GAGACCTGGTACTGGTCAGGTGAGGTGAGCGCTGATGCTGTGGTGATGAGTGGCGTTCGCTGCTCTGGAACTGAGATGTCTCTGTCTCACTGCCTGCACCATGGAGCCCACCTCAGCTGCCCCAAAGGAGGCGGCCGCTACGCAGCCGGGGTCTCCTGCTCTGAGA CGGCGCCAGACCTGGTGCTGAACCCGCAGGTGGTGGAGCAGACCACCTACATGGAGGATCGGCCCATGTTCATGCTGCAGTGTGCATATGAGGAAAACTGCCTGTCCTCCACATCCAGCGAGGTTCCTGCCAACACCTACCGCCGCCTGCTGCGCTTCTCCTCACAGATACACAACAATGGCCAGTCCGACTTCAGACCCAAAGCTGACAAGCACTCATGGGTGTGGCACGACTGTCACAG GCATTATCACAGCATGGAGGTGTTCACCATCTACGACCTATTCAGCCTCAATGGAACCAAAGTGGCTGAAGGACACAAAGCAAGTTTCTGCCTGGAGGACTCAGAGTGTGATGAAG GTATTGAAAAGAGGTATGAATGTGCCAACTTTGGAGACCAGGGTATTACTGTGGGTTGCTGGGATACCTACAGGCATGACATCGACTGCCAGTGGGTCGACATTACCGATCTGAAACCCGGGGATTACATTTTCCAG ATTATAATTAATCCAAACTATGAAGTGCCAGAGTCGGACTACACCAATAACTTCACGAAATGCAGATGTCGATATGATGGTCATCGTGTGTGGATGTACAGCTGCCATAATG GTGGCTCATTAAGCAGTGAAACAGAACAGACATTCCCGGGCCTCCACAGCAACCAGGTGACCCACAGGTAA